In Chryseobacterium scophthalmum, the genomic stretch AAAATTCTTTTCAAAACGGTTTTCAAAATTCGTAATAAAAGGGTTTTCAAAATCTACATAAGAACCCTGAATTAAAAGAAAATGTGAAAAATTCGGGGTGAATTGATATTCATTTGAAAGTCCGGCCAAAATCATTTTATTTCGAATTCCCGCATTTTGTTCTTCAGCTCCTGGAAGCGTTGCGGTCTTTGGTCTGGCTTGCTTTCTATTGATATTCACCTGTTCCAAAGTCAATCCGCCCGGAGTTTGATAATCAAGATCCGAATACATCAACATTCCTTTTAAGATTCCCTTTTCTGAATATTGAAAATTGTCTTTTATAAAAATTTGTTTTCTCTTTACCTTCGACTGTTCACGATAAGAATCGGTTTGATAATAACTTTGAAAAACTTCAAAAAAATGTTTCCCTATTTGTTTAGAAAAATCAAAACTCTGGTTGAAAGTTCCATAACTTCCGGTTGACAAATTTGCGGATAAATTTTCTGAAGATCTTGTTTTTAAAAGCAATGTTCCACCAGTTACTGCTCCATAATCACCACTTTCCGGACCTTTATAAATTTCCATTCGATCAATCAATTCTGGAGAAATCACATTAAAATAAGTATTTCCAGAAGCATCTGACAAAATGAAATCATCTAAATAAATCTTCACATTCCGAACTCCAAAAGGTGAACGTAAAGTACTTCCACGAAGCGAAATTCTGTAACTTCCGGGAGAACGTTCTTCCATTCTTGCTCCTGCAATTTGGTTGATTGATTCCAGCATTCTTTCCGGTGTATTTTGATTAAGTAAATTTTCTGAAACTACCGAAACTGATTTTGTGGAAACAATAAAGGTCGTCGGCTTTTTATAAGCATCAATTTTTACTTCTGAAATTAGATTGACAGAATCTTTTTTCTGAGAAAATAAAAAAGTTACGGATAAGGCGGAAAGAAGAAAATATAGTTTTGTCATTAAACAAGGCAAAGCAAAAATTGTACAGTTTAAGTCTAAACTTAAAAATTAGTATATATATCCGTTTTCAATCATAATAAAAAATTTTAACGCAAAGAGCGCAAAGATTTATTTAAACAATTCACTGTTTTTAAGCTCGCAAAGGCGTTTGACTTCGTCTAATCTTCGATTTCAATTAACTAAGCACACAAAGATTTTTCTAATATGACAAAAGCGGACAATCATAAAAATTAGAGTAAAAAAAGCCTTGTCAAGGTTTTGAACTTTGACAAGGCTGACTTACTATTTTAAATTAAATTTAATCTACAATTTCTTTTTTATCTTCAATCATCCACGGAACGATAAAATAAAACGCAATAGCTATGATGGTTGCTAAAACTCCGGTACCGATCCACAAAACGGTAAATCCTAATTTTTCGGCAATTAACGTTCCTAAATAGGGAGTTACAATAAATGCAATTGAAAAGGAAATTCCATTCAAACCCATATAAGCGCCTTTGTTGTTTTGCCCCGATCTCAAAGCAGTGATCGTTGACATAAAAGGCAGTGCCCAAATTTCACCGACAGATAATAAAGTCATTGAAATCACTAAAGTTATAATGCTATAATCGAAGCCCAACATTGCATAAGAAAGTCCACAAATAAAGGTTCCTAAAAACATGGTACGAGCAAGGCTCAGGTATTTTTCGGCAACCTGAACCAATCCCATTTCCAGCAACACAACTATAAATCCGCTGTAACCTAATAAGTAACCAATATTTTGCTGACTTAAGTGTGCCGTGTCTTTGTAAAAAATCGTTAACGTACTGAATAACTGGAAGAAACAGATTGAAAAAAGCATACAGAAAAAACAGTAGATCAAAAACTTACCGTCTCGATAAGGCGAATTTTCTTTTTTAATTTCAATTGCTTCTTTTACTTTTCTTGCTCTCAGTTTTGCGAGTTTATTACGTTTTCGAAAGAAAACAATATATAAAATTCCGGCTAGTAAAGCGGCTAAAGCATTAGAAAAAAACAAAAACTCATAAGAAATAGCCGACAAAATTCCACCTAAAGCAGGACCGATAGAGAATCCTAAATTGACCGCCATTCTGTTTAATGAAAATGCTCTTGTAATATTTTCCGGTTTCGCATATTTGGTAATTGCCACTGAGTTTGCCGGACGAAATGAGTCACTTACAATACTTTGAATCAAAATAATTGCAGCAACTCCCACTTCCGTTTTAAAAAGCGGGATTAAACAAAACAGCGGAACACTCAGTAACAAACTGAGATACTGAACTTTGTACTCGCCAATTTTATCGGTAATAAATCCGCCTAACCAAGAACCGATTACAGAACCGATTCCGAAAAAGCTAAGCACAATTCCTGTATGTTCTATACTGAATTTTAAATGAGCAGTCATATAAACTCCCAAAAAAGGGAGCACCATCGAACCGGCTCGGTTGATGAGCATTACGAGCGCCAACATCCAGCTTTCCTGAGAAAGCCCTTTGAATGAGTTGGTGTATAATTTTATAATTTTCACAATTTTTTATTTTAATTCGTTAATAATTTTTGATAGGATTTTCATCCTATTCTTTATTAAATCGTCCCTTCAGGACTTTTAAACACAAAATAGCATTCATATTTCTCACTAATAACACAAAAAATATTCGTGTATTCGTGGCATTTTGCTATTCAATAAATGTTTAAAAACAAAAAAACAGGGCTTAAAAAATAAGCCCTGTTTCATTTATAATGATATAAATAAATTTTTACTCTGGCTTATAAGAGTCTTTTAAAGTCACCGTTCTATTGAATACAAAATTTGTATCTGTAGAATCTTGATCCTTCGTGAAATAGCCAATCCTTTGGAACTGAAGTGGTTCGCCCACTGCAACTTCCTTCAAACTAGGCTCAGCAAATCCTTGAATTGTATTGACCGATTCAGGGTTAATGAAATTTAAGAAATCTACATCTTTCTCAGCATCAGGCTGTTCCACAGTGAATAATTTCTCGTAGTTTCTGACTTCTACCGGAATTGCATGCTGTGCAGAAACCCAGTGAATAGTACCTTTTACTTTTCTTAAACTTTCCTCAGTTCCGCTTCCCGACTTAGATTTCTCGTCATAAGTCGCATAAATTGTAGTGATTTCTCCATTTTCGTCCTTCTCTACTCTTTCACCTTTAATGATATAAGCAGATTTTAAACGGACTTCTCCACCTAATCTTAATCTAAAGAACTTATTGCCCGCTTCTTCCTTGAAATCTTCACGCTCAATATATAATTCTCTTGAGAACGGAATTTCTCTTGTTCCCGCATCTTCCTGCTCGTTATTATTTTCAGTAGTCAACCATTCTTCCTGACCTTCAGGATAGTTTTCGATCACTAATTTAATAGGGTCAACAACCGCCATCACTCGTTTGGCTACTTTATTTAGATCTTCACGTACACAGAAGTCTAAGAGCTGAATTTCAATTAAATTCTCCCTTTTGGCAACCCCAACTTTATCAATAAAATTCCTTATTGCAGTAGCTGTGAAACCTTTCCTTCTCATTCCTGAAATCGTAGGCATTCTTGGATCATCCCAACCATTTACTACATTTTCAGCAATCAGCCTTTGTAGTTTTCTTTTGGAAGTAATCATGTAAGAAACGTTCATCCTTGCAAACTCTCTTTGCTTGTTTTTAACCTTTCCATCTTCATAAACTTGGTCTAAATACCAGTTGTAAAGCGGTCTGTGGTTTTCAAACTCTAAAGAGCAAAGCGAGTGCGAGATTTGTTCAATATAATCAGATTCACCATGTGCCCAGTCATACATTGGATAAATCTTCCAGTCTGTACCTGTTCTGTGGTGAGGTTTATTCAAAATTCTGTACATCACAGGGTCACGCATATTCATATTTGGTGAAACCATGTCGATTTTTGCACGAAGAGACATTGAACCACTTTCGAACTCTCCGTTTTTCATCTTTTCGAATAAATCTAAAGACTCTTCAACAGGACGATTTCTGAACGGAGATTCTATTCCCGGCTCTGCAGGATTTTTTCTTTGCTCAGTAATAACTTCAGACGGTTGCTCGTCAACGTAAGCTTTTCCTTCTTTGATTAACTGAACTGCCCAATCGTAAAGCTGCTGGAAGTAATCGGATGCATACAACACTTTATCCCACTTGAAACCTAGCCATTCAACGTCTTTCATAATAGAATCTACGAATTCCTGCTCTTCTTTTTCAGGGTTCGTATCGTCGAAACGAAGGTTTACGGGAGCATTGTATTTCTCACCCAAACCGAAGTTGATGCAGATCGCTTTTGTATGACCTACATGCAGATAACCGTTTGGTTCAGGCGGAAAACGGAAACGGATCTGATCTTGTTTCAAACCGTTTGCCAAATCATCTTCGATAATTTGCTCAATAAAATTGAGTGATTTTTTTTCTTCTTCCATTAAAATTCGCTTTAAGATGTCGTATTATCCGACAATTTGCAAATTTAGGAAAATTTAAGGGTTTATGAAAATGATAAATTTTTAAAATAAATTCACTTTAAATTGATTTTTTTTCGGATATTTACAGTCCTAAATCTTAACATAATATCATTATGAAAAAAATAAGAAAGCATTTTCTTGATATTATTGAATATATCAAGAAAGCAATTTTCGTAAACGGGGTAATTTAATTAATTCATTTACCCATTAAAGAATAACCTTTCTCCGTTTAGTTTTAAGTTAGTTTCAAAGTTATTCGTAAACAAACTTCCTGTTCCTAAACCTTGAGGCATTTCGTTTCCTTTTGTAAAAGTATATTGTGCAATTGCATTCAAACCGATATTACTTTCTAAAGCAGAAGTAATCCACCATCCGATATTTTGACGCACAGCTAGAGATACCCACTCATCAGATCCTGAAAATCCGCCTACCAAAGCTGGTTTCAAGATGATGTATTGAGGTTTTATTTTTTCTAAAAGTTTTTTCTTTTCATTGAAATCTATTATTCCAATTAGCTCTTCATCAAGCGCAATCGGAGTTGGAGTTTCGGCACACAAATCTGCCATATCATCCCAATTTCCAGCTTTTATGGGTTGCTCGATAGAATGAATATGTAAATCTGAAAGTTGTTGCAATACAATTTTAGCTTCATCTTTAGAAAATCCTCCATTGGCATCAACTCGCAACTCTAAGTTTTCTTTTGAGAATTTCTGTCTTAATTTTTGAAGAATTTCATGTTCTGATTTCCAGTTGACACCTATTTTTAATTTAATACAATGAAAGCCCTGTTCAAGTTTTTCCCGAATCTGTTCTTCCATAAAATCTACATCGCCCATCCAGATTAAACCATTAATCATCATTGAGTTTTGCCCTTTTGTAAATTCACTCGGAAAATAAAGTTTACCTCCGTACTTTAAATTTAGTAAAGCTTGTTCGTATCCAAACCAGATCGATGAAAATTCTTTCAACTCTTCTTTTAAAAATTCAAAATCCTGATTAATATTTTCACAAAGCCATTTTATTTTTTCTTCATAATCCGGTTTGTCATCGTAACTCAGTCCTCTGAATATGGCACACTCTCCTATTCCTTTATTTTCTTTTTCAAAAATTTCAAGAATATAAGTCTCTTTTTCAAGCAAAACGCCGCGAGATGTTCCACTCGGGCGTTTGAATTCTAATAAATATTTGTAATATTTTGCTGTCATTTATTTTACGCTGTCGATTCGCATAAACTCTTCTGCTTTTTCTACCATATCGATGCTTCCTGCAAAAAAAGGTATTCTTTGGTGAAGCTCAGTCGGCTCAACTTCCATGATTCTTCTAAAGCCGTCTGTTGCCTTTCCACCAGCTTGTTCTGCCAAAAATGCCATTGGATTACATTCGTATAATAATCTCAACTTTCCGTTTGGTGATTGACCGTATGATGGATAGATGTAAATTCCGCCTTTCAACATATTTCTATGAAAATCAGCAACTAATGAACCAATATACCTTGAAGTATAAGGACGATCACCTTCCTCCATCTGGCAATATTTAAGATAATTTTTAACTCCCTGAGGGAATTTTATATAATTTCCTTCGTTGATTGAATAAATTTTACCCGTTCTTGGAAATGTCATATTTGGATGAGAAAGATAATAAGTTCCTAAGGAAGGATCTAAAGTAAATCCGTTCACGCCGTTACCTGTAGTGTAAACAATCATTGTAGAAGAGCCGTAAATAACATATCCTGCTGCAATCTGATTGATTCCTTTCTGTAAAAAGTCTTCTAACTGTACAGGAGTTCCAGGCTCTGTAACTCTTCTGTAAATTGAAAAGATAGTTCCTACAGAAACATTCACATCAATGTTTGAAGAACCATCTAAAGGATCAATTAAAACTACATATTTACTTAAATGACCGTTTTCTCCACATTTAATATCGATAAAATCATCATTTTCTTCAGAAGCAATTCCGCAAACAACTTCTCTTTGAGAAAGTGCAGTGATGAAAATATCGTTGGCAATTACATCAAGTTTTTGCTGTTCTTCACCCTGAATATTCTGATTTCCAGCAGCTCCTGCAATATCTACAATCCCTGCTTTATTTACTTCTCTATTTACTACTTTGGACGCCAGTCTTATAGCACTTAGAAGACGTGAAAATTCACCAGTGGAATACTGAAAATCTTCCTGTTTATCAATTAAAAATTCTCCTAGGGTCTGTAATGGTTGATCTGACATTTTTATGTTTTTTTACTTTAGTCCCAAATTTCGTAAATTTTATCACATTAAAAAACATTTTCGCACAAAAGACCTTACATCCTATTAATCAACATTATACCAACCAAATATTTTAACATCCATACTCAGTTGATGAAGATAACTATCCCCAAATCATACCCTTAAAGAGCAAATATTTCTTATACTTTACATCAATTTTAATTAAATCTTAATTCAATCCTGGCTCATCGCTATTTCATATCTCATCGTAATTCCATAATTTTGACATCCGAAAAAAAATTCAATGTTTTATATCTAACAATTTTATTCTTAACAATTTAATGAAAATTTTCAAGTTTGGAGGCGCATCAGTGAAAGATGCCGAAAGTGTAAAAAATGTATCTATGGTTCTTAGCAGCCAAGGTTTTGAAAAATGTCTACTTGTAATTTCAGCAATGGGGAAAACTACCAATGAGCTGGAAAAAGTAGTAGAATTGTATTTCAAAAAAGACAACTATCAAACTGAAATAGAGAATATAAAACAGAAACACATTGAAATAGCTAAGGGGCTTTTCTCGGACGATCATGCAGTTTTTGCAGAAATCAATTTGTTTTTTGATGATATTGTTTCTTTTTTAAGAAGAAATAAATCTCCCAATTATAATTTTGTTTACGATCAGGTTGTAAGCTGTGGAGAAATGATTTCCACTAAAATTGTAAGCGAATATCTGAATGATATACAATTTACCAATCAGTGGCTTGATGCAAGAGATTACATAAAAACAGATGATTCTTACAGAGACGGGAATGTCAACTGGCAAAAAA encodes the following:
- a CDS encoding MFS transporter — protein: MLALVMLINRAGSMVLPFLGVYMTAHLKFSIEHTGIVLSFFGIGSVIGSWLGGFITDKIGEYKVQYLSLLLSVPLFCLIPLFKTEVGVAAIILIQSIVSDSFRPANSVAITKYAKPENITRAFSLNRMAVNLGFSIGPALGGILSAISYEFLFFSNALAALLAGILYIVFFRKRNKLAKLRARKVKEAIEIKKENSPYRDGKFLIYCFFCMLFSICFFQLFSTLTIFYKDTAHLSQQNIGYLLGYSGFIVVLLEMGLVQVAEKYLSLARTMFLGTFICGLSYAMLGFDYSIITLVISMTLLSVGEIWALPFMSTITALRSGQNNKGAYMGLNGISFSIAFIVTPYLGTLIAEKLGFTVLWIGTGVLATIIAIAFYFIVPWMIEDKKEIVD
- a CDS encoding glutamine--tRNA ligase/YqeY domain fusion protein, translated to MEEEKKSLNFIEQIIEDDLANGLKQDQIRFRFPPEPNGYLHVGHTKAICINFGLGEKYNAPVNLRFDDTNPEKEEQEFVDSIMKDVEWLGFKWDKVLYASDYFQQLYDWAVQLIKEGKAYVDEQPSEVITEQRKNPAEPGIESPFRNRPVEESLDLFEKMKNGEFESGSMSLRAKIDMVSPNMNMRDPVMYRILNKPHHRTGTDWKIYPMYDWAHGESDYIEQISHSLCSLEFENHRPLYNWYLDQVYEDGKVKNKQREFARMNVSYMITSKRKLQRLIAENVVNGWDDPRMPTISGMRRKGFTATAIRNFIDKVGVAKRENLIEIQLLDFCVREDLNKVAKRVMAVVDPIKLVIENYPEGQEEWLTTENNNEQEDAGTREIPFSRELYIEREDFKEEAGNKFFRLRLGGEVRLKSAYIIKGERVEKDENGEITTIYATYDEKSKSGSGTEESLRKVKGTIHWVSAQHAIPVEVRNYEKLFTVEQPDAEKDVDFLNFINPESVNTIQGFAEPSLKEVAVGEPLQFQRIGYFTKDQDSTDTNFVFNRTVTLKDSYKPE
- a CDS encoding o-succinylbenzoate synthase, with protein sequence MTAKYYKYLLEFKRPSGTSRGVLLEKETYILEIFEKENKGIGECAIFRGLSYDDKPDYEEKIKWLCENINQDFEFLKEELKEFSSIWFGYEQALLNLKYGGKLYFPSEFTKGQNSMMINGLIWMGDVDFMEEQIREKLEQGFHCIKLKIGVNWKSEHEILQKLRQKFSKENLELRVDANGGFSKDEAKIVLQQLSDLHIHSIEQPIKAGNWDDMADLCAETPTPIALDEELIGIIDFNEKKKLLEKIKPQYIILKPALVGGFSGSDEWVSLAVRQNIGWWITSALESNIGLNAIAQYTFTKGNEMPQGLGTGSLFTNNFETNLKLNGERLFFNG
- the fbp gene encoding class 1 fructose-bisphosphatase, encoding MSDQPLQTLGEFLIDKQEDFQYSTGEFSRLLSAIRLASKVVNREVNKAGIVDIAGAAGNQNIQGEEQQKLDVIANDIFITALSQREVVCGIASEENDDFIDIKCGENGHLSKYVVLIDPLDGSSNIDVNVSVGTIFSIYRRVTEPGTPVQLEDFLQKGINQIAAGYVIYGSSTMIVYTTGNGVNGFTLDPSLGTYYLSHPNMTFPRTGKIYSINEGNYIKFPQGVKNYLKYCQMEEGDRPYTSRYIGSLVADFHRNMLKGGIYIYPSYGQSPNGKLRLLYECNPMAFLAEQAGGKATDGFRRIMEVEPTELHQRIPFFAGSIDMVEKAEEFMRIDSVK